One window from the genome of Eublepharis macularius isolate TG4126 chromosome 15, MPM_Emac_v1.0, whole genome shotgun sequence encodes:
- the LOC129342941 gene encoding sialic acid-binding Ig-like lectin 14 translates to TINKAEVDDQAVYHFRIEKGRRLRYSYLAEEEKVSVIVTEKIPDITFSGLLRAGHEASITCTAQWSPSSRQPIITWTGFSERSRGEITQHVSRNGVESHVDFTPTASDHLQNITCKATYFRGDSRVTVERTVTLIVFYPPKKIEFSGQLERSNGEVRYFTNISQIVAREGDSLVVHCDADGNPKSTAVWKLRFPATRLFIYNNKLTLSKIALEDAAPYICTARNIEGHTKESFHLQIS, encoded by the exons ACCATCAATAAAGCTGAGGTGGATGACCAGGCAGTTTACCACTTCAGAATAGAGAAAGGCCGCCGATTAAGATACAGCTACTTGGCGGAAGAAGAAAAAGTATCTGTGATCGTGACAG AAAAAATACCAGATATAACCTTTTCGGGATTGCTTAGGGCAGGACACGAAGCGAGCATCACTTGTACAGCTCAATGGTCCCCTTCCTCTAGACAACCCATAATCACCTGGACAGGCTTTTCCGAGAGATCCAGAGGAGAAATCACTCAGCATGTGAGCCGCAATGGGGTGGAGAGTCATGTAGACTTCACACCGACAGCATCAGACCATCTCCAAAACATCACCTGCAAAGCCACCTATTTCAGAGGGGACAGCCGTGTAACAGTCGAGAGGACAGTCACGCTCATCGTCTTCT ATCCACCCAAGAAAATAGAGTTCAGCGGGCAACTTGAACGCTCCAACGGAG AGGTGCGGTACTTCACAAACATCTCCCAAATAGTTGCACGGGAAGGCGACTCTCTTGTGGTTCACTGTGATGCTGACGGCAACCCCAAGAGCACTGCTGTCTGGAAGCTGAGATTCCCGGCAACTCGTCTCTTCATATATAATAATAAACTGACACTTTCAAAAATAGCATTGGAGGATGCAGCTCCATACATCTGTACAGCCAGGAACATAGAAGGTCACACTAAGGAAAGCTTCCACCTCCAAATATCAT AA
- the LOC129343438 gene encoding sialic acid-binding Ig-like lectin 14, translating into MGCHHFEVLILAVISTLLLWEGVQCHKDGYSLVVSSPVTVQRGLCVEIPCRFTYVASSRDDPNAKLYGYWYAENDRHGPRLVATNNPERIYEIDPRVRRRFGMAKSTLNQGDCTFTITDAEASDKGLYHFRINKGHTAKYSYSAPEEKVYVNVTERKPDITVFGPLRAGQKESIFCKAQTCPFSEVPQITWTHVFKDSIVETSRTVNRDNVVGRLDFIPTAADHQKNVTCKAIYGEGFNRKTAERTITLNINYRPRTPRFSGYLKHPNGFLKKIINGSQIEAQPGDSLLLRCTADANPIGNVTWLRTPQMSTTQQPKLNQELKLSGLKLQDEGGYKCQVKNQEGSSDWSVFYLHVTGQQDAYKDYSEYYEP; encoded by the exons ATGGGGTGTCACCACTTTGAAGTCTTGATTCTTGCAGTGATTTCAACACTCTTGCTTTGGGAAG GTGTTCAGTGTCACAAGGATGGGTACAGCCTGGTGGTATCTTCTCCAGTGACTGTGCAAAGGGGGCTCTGTGTGGAAATCCCTTGCAGGTTCACTTATGTTGCGTCAAGCCGTGATGACCCAAATGCTAAATTGTACGGTTATTGGTATGCGGAAAACGACCGACATGGGCCTCGTTTAGTGGCCACTAACAATCCGGAGAGAATTTATGAGATAGACCCCCGCGTTAGGCGTCGTTTTGGCATGGCAAAGTCGACACTGAACCAAGGTGACTGCACCTTCACCATCACCGATGCTGAAGCATCTGACAAAGGACTCTACCACTTCAGAATAAATAAAGGCCACACAGCAAAATACAGTTACTCTGCACCAGAAGAGAAGGTATACGTGAATGTGACAG AGAGAAAACCAGACATCACTGTGTTCGGACCGCTGAGAGCAGGACAAAAAGAAAGCATCTTTTGCAAAGCCCAAACATGTCCTTTCTCGGAGGTTCCCCAAATTACTTGGACACACGTTTTTAAGGATTCCATAGTGGAGACCTCTAGAACTGTGAATCGCGACAACGTGGTGGGTCGACTGGATTTCATACCTACAGCAGCAGACCATCAGAAAAATGTCACCTGTAAAGCCATCTATGGAGAAGGGTTCAACCGTAAGACTGCTGAGAGGACCATCACGCTCAACATCAACT ATCGTCCCAGGACGCCACGTTTCAGTGGGTACCTTAAACACCCTAATGGAT TTCTAAAGAAAATCATAAATGGCTCGCAGATTGAAGCACAGCCAGGCGACTCTCTCCTGCTACGCTGCACGGCAGATGCCAACCCCATAGGCAATGTGACTTGGTTGAGGACACCACAAATGTCAACCACTCAGCAGCCCAAATTAAATCAGGAACTGAAGCTTTCTGGTCTGAAGTTGCAAGACGAAGGCGGATACAAGTGCCAGGTCAAGAACCAAGAAGGTTCTTCTGATTGGTCAGTCTTCTACCTTCATGTAACAG GGCAGCAGGACGCATACAAGGACTACAGTGAATATTATGAGCCCTAA